A window of Rhizobium lusitanum genomic DNA:
TTTCAGTTTCTAGCACAGAAGGCCACGCGCTATCGGTAAGTGGGGCAGATTGGGTGGCAAACGACCGCAGATCAAACTGATATCCGCAATCAGCCTCTATTTTGTTGGAGACGAAGTACAATAGGCTGCACGTGATGACCAGAACATGGGAAATGCAAAAATGATCATAGACAAAGCCCACGCGAAGCGAATTATAGACCTCGTGGTTTCACTAGATCCCATCCTCAATAAGCTCGCCGAAGAAGTCACATCGATTGAGAACACCGAGCGTTCGAGGGAGCTAAGGGGAGCTCTCGCTGAAATCATGGGGCAGGCCATGATGGGTATCATTGTCCCGCTTGAGAAACTTTTTCCCGAGCTGAATCCCGATAAGGCCTGACGATAATCGTTGTTATGAAAAACGCTCGTCGTGCGACCTACGCCGCTGCGTACCGCTGGCTCTGTTGGTCGCATTCCCAATCAAATGCAGAGCGCCACCCATTCTGCTCCACGTACCCCCATTTGGTACGTGGGGCAAAATCGGTGGCAGGGTCTCAGCGTCGCCGGATAGAAAGTGTGCATAACCGGGCGCGTTGAATCCTGTTGGTCGGCGCTGGGATTCCTAAGACGGGGCAAATCATGATTCGATCCAGGTATGGCAAAGAGACGCCTCCCCTCCCCCGAGCATGCCGACACGCTTTCACTGAATGCGTTGCGCAGTCTGGTGACGGGTTTGTTGCAGCGGTCGCAACAGGCGGAAGCGCGGCTTGATAGGCTCGAGGCCGAGACTATTCAGCTTCGCGACGAAAACGCAGCCCTTCGCTTGGAAAACACCCGGTTAAAAGTCGAGAACCAGCTGCTGCGCGACGAGATTGCGCGATTGAAAAATCTGCCGCCGCGACCGCCGTTTCGCTCCTCCGGAATGGAGAAGGTGGCGGATGCCACATCCGACGACAAATCGGTACCGAAGAAGAAACCCCGCGGCCCAAAGCTGGATGTGAAGCGGGTGAGCCGGCAGGAGATCCTGCGCGTCGATGCTCCTGATGGATCGCGCTTCAAGGGATACAGAAGCTTCTACGTTCGCGACCTGGTGCTCAAGGCGGAGCTCGTGCATTACCGTCGTGAATGCTGGGTGACCCCGAATGGAAAGACGGTGCTGGCAGCCTTGCCAGCGGGGATTACGGGTGGCTATGGCGCCAACCTCAGACGGCTTTGCCTGATGCTCCACGCACATGGACAAGTGACGACCGCCCGACTGACGACATTGCTGAACGATATCGGTCTCGATATCTCCAAGCGTCAGATAGTGCGGCTTTTGACAAAAGAGTTCGATGGCTTTGTTGCCGAGGACTCGGCGGTGCTGCATGCCGGTCTTGTATCGTCGCCTTATGTGACGGTTGACGACACTGGCGCGCGGCATTCCCATAATAACTATTACACCACACATATCGGCGGCCCGAATTTTACCGTCTTCCGAACGACAAAATCGAAGTCTCGGCTGAATTTCCTGTCGCTGCTGCGCGGCAATTACCAGGATTATGTGCTCAACGATGCCGCATTCGATTATCTGCAAGAGCGCCGTGGCGATCCAGTCATGGTCGCCGGACTTAGGACGTTTGAACCGCAGCGCTTCTGCAACCAGG
This region includes:
- a CDS encoding IS66 family transposase codes for the protein MAKRRLPSPEHADTLSLNALRSLVTGLLQRSQQAEARLDRLEAETIQLRDENAALRLENTRLKVENQLLRDEIARLKNLPPRPPFRSSGMEKVADATSDDKSVPKKKPRGPKLDVKRVSRQEILRVDAPDGSRFKGYRSFYVRDLVLKAELVHYRRECWVTPNGKTVLAALPAGITGGYGANLRRLCLMLHAHGQVTTARLTTLLNDIGLDISKRQIVRLLTKEFDGFVAEDSAVLHAGLVSSPYVTVDDTGARHSHNNYYTTHIGGPNFTVFRTTKSKSRLNFLSLLRGNYQDYVLNDAAFDYLQERRGDPVMVAGLRTFEPQRFCNQVPFMTHLAEKGVDIFDRQDIGTLAEAGLWGAIRHHGLMGNMVIVSDDAGQFRVGNHALCWVHAERLLQKLMPATAKEERRLTMVRDLVWRFYKMLKAYKQKPSPQAAPAFRRRFDRIFALRTGYEALDKLLERLHRRKNELLKVLEHPGIPLHTNASENDLRTFVTKRKISGGTMSRDGRVARDIMLGLMKTCQKLGLSFYRYLGDRLGLGNGDRPIPPLSATILARA